In Thermodesulfobacteriota bacterium, the following are encoded in one genomic region:
- a CDS encoding LysM domain-containing protein translates to MKKVLVLITLLLTFFLLPFYKGEATDTEDYLNLSLTNTVSVKKYKNLKVYYEPYIIKEGEWLWKILRDRYKISLDQRSKFFPVIKRLNPSISDANKIYPGQKIFIPLKVETETEQVADHPDTKESEASSPQQASSSIREHTVKPGQNLSSILLDIYKVPKHLVFKKYINLFLKLNPTIKDPNLLIVHKKILVPVYESISEKENKLVEEKAAKPSIAEETNLEKNPSIPTETKDKAASVKIEKTIPFRTESGLEGIKDFIRTIFKNTGDHYIDKGNYYIPIPGGGELTLDNETFPILEMKSGGKVIIDVGDQLPAKIEKLIESNWKDYKIINIQKYESIESILNRLLTLSGHYSITRGDKPLILKGKITTTIWSDWVIFKEKDSLFKNRVYVVNIIDRKEKEVPLTIKDYIESFGVRVIDIFSDAKKEQGQYQKKAITGEEEEIISLDSSNNNVLIRALLTLIDQPFTVGVKLPLSSTSSSGFNVGITADIFLKRGTRDCIISLNDLPEDIAEMLAENKLRILEVQKNEAPESVISKVLGFLGIEFSSSTFEFDTAQKGNPHNITIAIPGFLLQGNDLPKILLIKANVDKNIASFLKEKGIKAVRY, encoded by the coding sequence ATGAAAAAGGTCTTAGTCTTAATAACCCTGCTTTTGACCTTTTTCCTTTTGCCGTTTTATAAAGGAGAAGCAACAGACACAGAGGACTACTTAAATCTGTCACTTACCAACACCGTATCTGTGAAAAAATATAAAAACCTCAAAGTCTATTATGAACCTTACATTATAAAAGAAGGAGAATGGTTATGGAAGATACTGAGGGATAGATACAAAATTTCTTTGGATCAAAGGTCGAAGTTCTTCCCTGTAATAAAAAGATTAAACCCTTCAATTTCTGATGCAAATAAAATTTATCCCGGCCAAAAGATTTTTATACCGCTTAAAGTGGAAACTGAAACAGAGCAAGTTGCAGATCATCCCGATACAAAAGAGAGCGAAGCTTCATCCCCTCAACAGGCTTCTTCCTCTATAAGGGAACATACAGTAAAACCCGGACAGAATCTCTCAAGCATCTTATTGGATATATATAAAGTGCCAAAACACCTGGTCTTTAAGAAGTACATAAATCTGTTCCTTAAGTTAAATCCAACCATCAAAGACCCTAATCTGCTCATAGTCCACAAAAAGATACTTGTTCCGGTTTATGAATCAATCTCAGAGAAGGAAAATAAACTTGTTGAAGAGAAAGCCGCTAAGCCTTCAATAGCTGAAGAAACCAATCTAGAAAAAAATCCATCCATCCCTACTGAAACTAAGGACAAAGCGGCTTCAGTTAAAATAGAGAAGACAATACCTTTCCGTACTGAATCCGGACTGGAAGGCATTAAGGATTTTATTCGAACCATTTTTAAAAATACCGGGGACCACTATATCGATAAAGGTAATTATTATATTCCAATTCCTGGCGGGGGAGAGCTAACCTTAGATAATGAAACTTTTCCCATACTGGAAATGAAAAGTGGAGGGAAGGTAATCATAGATGTCGGGGACCAATTACCGGCAAAAATAGAAAAGCTGATAGAATCAAATTGGAAGGATTATAAAATTATAAATATCCAGAAGTATGAGAGCATAGAATCTATCCTCAACAGACTTCTTACCCTGTCGGGTCATTACTCAATAACCAGGGGAGACAAGCCTTTGATATTAAAGGGCAAAATAACCACAACGATATGGTCAGACTGGGTAATCTTTAAAGAAAAAGACAGCCTGTTCAAAAATCGGGTATACGTTGTCAATATCATAGACAGAAAAGAAAAAGAGGTGCCCCTAACAATCAAAGATTACATTGAAAGTTTCGGGGTTAGGGTTATAGATATCTTTTCAGATGCGAAGAAGGAACAGGGGCAGTATCAGAAAAAAGCTATCACTGGTGAGGAAGAAGAGATTATCTCCCTGGATTCCTCAAATAATAATGTATTAATCCGTGCTCTTTTAACCTTGATAGATCAACCCTTTACGGTAGGTGTAAAGTTGCCTCTATCGAGTACAAGCAGTAGTGGTTTTAACGTCGGAATTACAGCAGATATATTCCTGAAGAGAGGAACCCGTGATTGTATTATAAGTCTTAACGACCTACCCGAGGACATAGCAGAGATGCTTGCCGAGAATAAACTCAGGATTCTGGAAGTGCAAAAAAATGAAGCCCCAGAATCAGTAATTTCAAAGGTGCTGGGCTTTCTTGGTATAGAGTTCTCATCTTCCACATTCGAGTTTGATACTGCCCAAAAAGGAAACCCCCACAATATTACAATTGCAATCCCTGGCTTTCTACTTCAGGGAAACGATCTGCCTAAAATCCTTCTCATAAAAGCCAATGTGGACAAAAATATCGCGTCTTTTCTAAAAGAAAAAGGGATAAAAGCGGTCAGGTATTAA
- the dxs gene encoding 1-deoxy-D-xylulose-5-phosphate synthase, which yields MARLLDRIDSPADIKSFTLDELVQLAGEMRKEIISVVSKNGGHLASSLGTVELTIALHYVFNAPRDKLIWDVGHQSYAHKILTGRRDRFHTLRQYGGICAFPKRDESPYDTFDVGHSGTSISAALGMAEARCLKGEKYRVIAVIGDGSIAAGLAFEGLNQTGHREKDMIVVLNDNEMSISPNVGALSSYLNRIMTGQLFTRFRAEMKNFLKTIPGIGESVLKLVKQAEESFKGLIIPGLFFEELGFRYVGPIQGHRLDHLIENMKNVKNLKGPVLVHVITTKGKGYPPAEKDPINFHGVGSFDVQTGKPLKEGGNPFTYTEVFADTIVRLGRMDKRIVGITAGMSYGTGLQKFSEEFPDRFYDVGIAEQHGVTFAAGLVTGGFIPVTAIYSTFLQRAYDQIVHDVCMQKLPVIFVLDRAGIVGEDGPTHHGLFDYSFLRHIPNIIVMAPKDENELQHMLKTAVDCGKPVSIRYPRGKGYGVKLDTELKALEIGRAEVLTEGKDVLILAIGSMVYPALNAARRLREENIGVTVVNSRFVKPLDDELIITLAKKIRKVITVEENILDGGFGSAVLELMEKNGLHNLRIKRIGIQDKFIECGPQELLRSRYGLDEVGIIRTVKSLLD from the coding sequence ATGGCCAGATTACTCGATAGGATTGACAGTCCTGCTGACATTAAGTCTTTTACTTTAGATGAATTGGTACAGCTTGCAGGTGAGATGAGAAAAGAGATTATCTCCGTTGTTTCCAAAAACGGCGGCCATCTTGCTTCAAGCCTTGGTACCGTGGAGCTGACTATTGCCCTTCACTATGTATTTAATGCCCCAAGGGATAAGCTCATCTGGGATGTGGGTCATCAGTCCTATGCTCATAAGATATTAACTGGCAGGAGAGACAGGTTTCATACCTTACGACAGTATGGAGGGATTTGCGCTTTTCCCAAAAGGGATGAGAGCCCTTACGATACCTTTGATGTTGGGCATAGCGGCACCTCAATCTCGGCGGCATTGGGGATGGCGGAGGCCAGATGCCTTAAGGGCGAAAAATACAGGGTTATAGCTGTCATCGGTGATGGTTCTATAGCTGCTGGATTGGCATTTGAGGGACTTAATCAGACAGGACATCGAGAAAAGGATATGATAGTTGTTCTCAACGACAATGAGATGTCCATTTCACCCAATGTAGGTGCCCTTTCATCTTACCTCAACCGTATCATGACGGGACAGCTCTTTACCAGGTTTCGGGCTGAGATGAAGAACTTTCTCAAAACAATCCCAGGCATTGGAGAGTCTGTGTTAAAACTGGTTAAACAGGCAGAGGAATCTTTTAAAGGTTTAATAATCCCAGGATTATTCTTTGAGGAGTTGGGATTCAGGTATGTAGGTCCAATTCAGGGGCATCGTCTGGACCATCTGATTGAAAATATGAAGAATGTTAAGAACCTGAAGGGGCCTGTTTTGGTTCATGTCATAACAACCAAGGGAAAAGGTTATCCTCCTGCGGAGAAGGACCCCATAAATTTCCATGGAGTTGGCTCCTTTGACGTGCAGACGGGTAAACCTTTAAAAGAGGGGGGGAACCCTTTCACCTATACTGAGGTTTTTGCTGATACCATAGTTAGATTGGGTAGAATGGATAAAAGAATAGTGGGAATAACTGCCGGAATGTCTTATGGAACGGGTCTTCAAAAATTTTCTGAAGAATTTCCAGACAGGTTTTATGATGTGGGGATAGCAGAGCAACATGGGGTGACCTTTGCTGCCGGTCTGGTAACAGGAGGCTTTATACCTGTAACAGCTATATATTCCACATTCTTACAGAGGGCATACGATCAGATTGTTCACGATGTATGTATGCAGAAATTGCCTGTTATTTTTGTACTTGACCGTGCCGGAATTGTTGGGGAGGATGGTCCTACCCACCATGGCCTGTTTGATTACTCCTTCCTGCGCCATATCCCCAATATTATAGTGATGGCGCCAAAAGACGAAAATGAACTTCAGCATATGCTTAAAACAGCTGTTGATTGTGGCAAACCTGTTTCAATAAGGTATCCTCGTGGTAAAGGGTATGGCGTAAAACTTGACACTGAATTAAAGGCATTAGAGATTGGCAGAGCAGAGGTTCTTACAGAAGGGAAAGATGTTTTGATTCTTGCAATAGGCTCTATGGTTTATCCTGCTCTAAATGCCGCCAGACGTCTTAGAGAAGAAAATATCGGAGTAACAGTAGTTAACAGCCGTTTTGTAAAACCCCTGGATGATGAGCTGATCATTACCCTTGCGAAGAAAATAAGGAAGGTTATTACAGTAGAAGAGAATATTCTTGATGGTGGCTTTGGTAGTGCAGTTTTAGAGCTTATGGAAAAGAACGGTCTTCATAACTTAAGGATAAAGCGTATAGGTATCCAGGATAAATTTATAGAGTGCGGTCCCCAAGAACTTCTTAGAAGCAGATATGGATTGGATGAAGTGGGCATTATCCGAACAGTTAAGAGTCTGCTGGATTGA
- a CDS encoding polyprenyl synthetase family protein — MDLRIYLQEKKRLIDDALERYVPFQDGHASTIYKAMRYSLFAGGKRLRPILTIASSEAVGGYTDSVLPFACAIELIHTYSLIHDDLPAMDDDDYRRGSLTNHKVYGEAAAILAGDALLTEAFRLMTDSNTISGIDPNTILYVINDIADAAGASGMVGGQMEDVESEGKEVGLPELEYIHTHKTGALIASSVRTGARLGGGTEEEIGLLSMYGSAIGLAFQTVDDILNVEGDEALLGKSVGSDANKKKATYPAVLGIDDSKKIANEFIGKAIGYLRQFDDKAEPLRMIARYIGERKA; from the coding sequence TTGGACTTAAGGATTTATCTTCAGGAAAAGAAGAGATTGATAGATGATGCATTGGAAAGATACGTGCCGTTTCAGGATGGGCATGCCTCAACTATTTACAAGGCTATGAGATACAGCCTCTTTGCCGGAGGGAAAAGGCTACGACCAATCCTGACCATTGCCTCTTCTGAGGCGGTAGGCGGATATACAGATTCTGTACTTCCTTTTGCATGCGCCATTGAGCTGATTCATACTTATTCACTTATCCACGATGATTTACCAGCCATGGATGACGATGATTACAGACGAGGGAGCCTTACCAATCATAAAGTTTATGGGGAGGCTGCTGCCATACTTGCAGGTGATGCCCTGCTAACAGAGGCTTTTCGATTAATGACAGATTCAAACACCATTTCCGGGATCGATCCCAATACCATTTTATATGTAATTAATGATATAGCCGATGCTGCCGGAGCATCCGGGATGGTGGGAGGACAGATGGAGGATGTGGAGTCAGAGGGAAAGGAGGTCGGTCTTCCCGAATTAGAGTATATCCACACCCATAAAACTGGAGCCCTTATCGCTTCTTCTGTCAGAACCGGTGCAAGGTTGGGCGGAGGAACGGAAGAGGAGATCGGGCTATTGTCCATGTATGGTTCAGCTATTGGGTTAGCCTTTCAGACTGTTGATGACATCTTAAATGTGGAAGGCGATGAGGCCCTTTTGGGCAAAAGCGTTGGGAGTGATGCAAACAAGAAAAAGGCAACCTATCCTGCGGTGTTGGGCATCGATGATTCAAAAAAGATTGCTAATGAGTTTATAGGTAAGGCTATTGGTTATCTGAGACAGTTTGATGATAAAGCAGAGCCCTTAAGGATGATTGCAAGGTATATTGGAGAAAGAAAGGCGTAG
- the xseB gene encoding exodeoxyribonuclease VII small subunit, whose product MTEQKFEDAVKKLESIVTRLEDGDIPLEESLKLFEEGVKLSRFCAKKLDEAEKKVEILIKDKNGRLKPQPFDVKEEEGEID is encoded by the coding sequence ATGACTGAACAGAAGTTTGAAGATGCGGTGAAAAAGCTTGAGTCAATCGTAACCCGACTTGAGGATGGTGATATACCCCTTGAAGAATCCCTTAAACTCTTTGAGGAAGGGGTTAAACTTTCCAGATTTTGTGCAAAGAAATTGGATGAGGCAGAGAAAAAGGTTGAGATCCTTATTAAAGATAAGAACGGAAGGTTAAAACCTCAGCCTTTCGATGTAAAAGAGGAAGAGGGGGAAATTGACTAG
- a CDS encoding glycosyltransferase family 9 protein gives MIDRRIKRILIIRTGAVGDFIFTLPSIRAIRKHFPDAYIEVMGYSERAILAKNRYYADRVSSIDRHGISLFWVEDSELPEDLKEYFGSFGLIVLYSYDKDGTFSDNLRRTGHLNVITIKPLPPSRDHRHIVDYFLDSLKSFGIQSDDPIPRIFPEESSRAYAIRFFRDHHLESGRDSFVIAIHPGSGGHKKKWLKERFVYVADWSADKCNAVVLLISGPADTEAVNDILKGLKKAKPILLQGISLAQLAAIIERCHCFLGVDSGITHLSTAVGTPTIAVFGPTDPDIWGPRGDNVSVVRKELDCSPCTREELSLCQNQRCLQLIGVEEVIEEIELVLDCHNVFNI, from the coding sequence GTGATTGACAGAAGAATCAAGCGGATTTTGATCATTAGAACGGGGGCAGTAGGTGATTTCATATTTACCCTGCCGTCCATCAGGGCCATACGCAAGCACTTCCCAGATGCCTATATAGAGGTGATGGGTTATTCAGAGAGGGCTATCCTTGCGAAGAATAGATATTATGCTGACAGGGTAAGTTCCATAGATCGCCATGGCATCTCATTATTCTGGGTCGAAGACAGTGAGTTGCCGGAGGACCTCAAAGAGTACTTTGGGAGTTTTGGGTTAATTGTCCTTTACAGTTATGATAAAGATGGAACCTTCTCAGACAATTTGCGAAGAACAGGGCATTTAAACGTAATTACTATTAAACCATTACCGCCCTCCAGAGACCATAGACATATAGTGGATTATTTCTTGGATTCTCTCAAGTCCTTTGGCATACAGAGCGATGATCCCATACCAAGGATATTCCCCGAAGAATCCAGCAGGGCTTATGCCATTAGATTCTTTCGGGATCACCACCTGGAATCTGGAAGGGATAGTTTTGTGATCGCCATTCATCCTGGCAGTGGCGGGCATAAAAAGAAGTGGCTAAAAGAACGTTTTGTATACGTGGCAGATTGGTCGGCTGATAAGTGCAACGCAGTGGTGCTGTTAATCTCCGGGCCAGCGGATACCGAGGCAGTTAATGATATATTAAAGGGTCTTAAAAAGGCTAAACCCATTTTGTTACAGGGGATTTCACTTGCCCAATTGGCGGCTATTATTGAGAGATGCCATTGTTTTTTGGGGGTTGATTCAGGTATAACGCATCTGTCAACTGCAGTGGGTACCCCTACTATTGCTGTCTTTGGACCCACGGATCCTGATATTTGGGGGCCGAGGGGGGATAATGTGTCTGTAGTTAGAAAGGAACTGGATTGTTCACCATGCACCAGGGAAGAATTGAGTCTATGTCAAAACCAGAGGTGTCTGCAACTCATTGGGGTTGAAGAGGTTATTGAGGAGATCGAGTTAGTGCTTGACTGTCATAACGTCTTTAATATATAA
- a CDS encoding lactate utilization protein: MTNNNNENPYFIRLKNMEKTTKWLKEQRAKKAVEALKKNAFEAQYVDDEETARVEILKLIPKEAKVGVGGSMTMRQIGVLDVLEEKGNVIYDHWKPGLSPEDVLKIRKAHLTCDVFLTSANAVTMEGMLVSTDGAGNRVGAMMFGPGKVIIVAGANKIVNDLHSAFRRIKEVATPQVVKDMGLEIPCAVTGFCSDCNSPMRACRATVILERKPFFSDIHVLIVGKDLGF, encoded by the coding sequence ATGACAAACAATAACAACGAAAATCCCTATTTTATCCGTTTAAAGAACATGGAAAAGACCACAAAATGGTTGAAGGAACAGAGGGCAAAAAAGGCAGTGGAGGCATTGAAGAAAAATGCATTTGAGGCGCAGTACGTTGACGATGAGGAGACTGCTCGTGTGGAGATTCTCAAACTGATTCCCAAAGAGGCGAAAGTGGGGGTAGGGGGTTCTATGACCATGAGGCAGATTGGAGTTTTGGATGTCCTTGAAGAGAAGGGTAATGTGATCTATGACCACTGGAAGCCCGGATTATCCCCGGAAGATGTATTAAAAATAAGAAAAGCCCACTTAACCTGCGATGTCTTTCTGACCAGTGCCAATGCTGTTACAATGGAAGGTATGCTGGTAAGTACAGATGGGGCAGGAAACAGGGTTGGGGCTATGATGTTTGGTCCTGGAAAGGTAATAATTGTGGCAGGAGCCAATAAGATTGTGAATGATCTGCATAGTGCCTTCAGACGCATTAAAGAGGTTGCTACCCCTCAAGTGGTTAAAGATATGGGTTTAGAGATTCCCTGTGCAGTTACCGGCTTTTGCAGTGATTGTAATTCTCCTATGCGGGCATGCAGGGCGACGGTTATCTTAGAGAGAAAACCCTTCTTTTCTGATATCCATGTCCTGATAGTAGGTAAGGATTTGGGATTTTAG
- a CDS encoding CoA-binding protein: MISIQPMKVFMEPRSIAIIGVSRDTGEDSFNIFENILNYGFSGKVYPVNPGVDRILGVKIYPSVVDISEEIDLAVIASPRSTVLNIVRECAEKHVKGIVIVAQGFGDGDEGGKALQAEMIGIAREAGARIMGPNSLGIANSFCNLNTSFAQAKLDNVPVGIICQSGLFFPGPPRLVLAGKAIDLGNACDIDVSDGLEYFETDPDIKLIVLYVEGIKEGRRFVEVASRVAKKKPILALKSGRSEYGRKAAESHTGSLAGNDEIYDAAFKQCGVIRAIDIEELADLTKAFSSLPLIKGRRIGIISMSGAGGVITADACQRNKLKVAELSPGTLVEVRRLFPPWLAISNPFDAWPAFQVSGYPYKEVVNRALKLMLSDEGVDGVVFISGIFGKEESFDPSSAIIQAVNTFKDKPVVCWLYGNYADIAAKLEESGKLGVFPSCERAVNALARLREYAEFLERNPSLLRPDFLSGL; the protein is encoded by the coding sequence ATGATTAGCATTCAACCAATGAAAGTTTTTATGGAGCCGAGATCAATTGCCATCATTGGTGTCAGCAGGGATACAGGGGAAGACTCATTCAATATCTTTGAGAATATACTGAACTATGGGTTCTCGGGAAAGGTTTACCCTGTAAATCCCGGCGTTGATCGGATTCTGGGAGTAAAAATCTATCCTAGCGTAGTTGATATCTCTGAGGAAATTGACCTTGCCGTGATAGCCAGCCCCAGGTCTACCGTTCTTAACATAGTGAGAGAGTGCGCTGAGAAGCATGTAAAGGGAATAGTTATAGTAGCTCAAGGCTTCGGTGACGGCGACGAGGGAGGCAAAGCGTTACAGGCAGAAATGATAGGTATAGCAAGGGAAGCTGGAGCAAGGATAATGGGTCCAAATAGCTTGGGAATAGCTAACTCCTTTTGTAATTTAAACACCTCTTTTGCCCAGGCGAAATTGGATAATGTCCCAGTAGGGATTATTTGTCAGAGTGGGCTTTTTTTTCCTGGCCCCCCAAGATTGGTATTGGCGGGAAAGGCCATCGATTTGGGTAATGCTTGTGATATTGATGTCTCTGATGGATTGGAATATTTTGAGACCGATCCAGATATCAAACTCATAGTACTCTATGTTGAAGGAATAAAGGAGGGGAGAAGGTTCGTTGAAGTAGCCAGCAGAGTTGCTAAGAAAAAGCCTATCCTTGCTTTAAAGTCTGGAAGAAGTGAGTATGGAAGGAAAGCAGCTGAGTCCCATACCGGCTCATTAGCAGGCAATGATGAGATTTACGATGCTGCTTTTAAGCAATGCGGGGTAATCAGGGCAATAGATATTGAGGAACTTGCTGATTTAACCAAAGCCTTCTCATCCTTGCCTCTTATAAAGGGAAGAAGGATTGGAATTATTTCTATGAGCGGGGCTGGCGGAGTTATAACTGCTGATGCTTGTCAGCGGAATAAACTTAAAGTGGCTGAATTATCACCGGGGACTCTCGTAGAAGTCAGGCGTCTCTTCCCCCCATGGCTGGCAATAAGCAATCCTTTTGATGCTTGGCCTGCCTTTCAGGTTTCAGGATACCCTTACAAAGAGGTGGTGAACAGGGCATTAAAACTTATGCTGTCTGACGAAGGAGTAGACGGCGTTGTTTTCATCTCTGGAATATTCGGCAAAGAAGAGTCATTTGATCCTTCATCAGCTATTATACAGGCTGTTAATACATTTAAAGACAAACCGGTTGTCTGCTGGCTCTATGGAAATTATGCTGACATAGCAGCGAAGTTGGAGGAAAGTGGTAAGTTAGGCGTTTTCCCCAGTTGTGAACGAGCTGTGAATGCATTGGCTCGACTCCGAGAATATGCCGAGTTCTTGGAAAGGAACCCCTCTCTCCTTCGTCCGGATTTTCTCAGTGGATTATAA
- a CDS encoding DUF6125 family protein, whose amino-acid sequence MAKIDLMEVPKKTLVDLLKMYSKNALSIDGLWFINVEEKFGLDTAIEIDTMVWERYGVTEARRIKKVLNITEEGISALVKALNFQIWIPGMEYEFPEVTEKRAVFNVTDCTVQRARIRDNRPEFKCKPVGLALFAPFAETIDPGIKMRCLVCPPDEHPEDVWCSWEFQLEGKSGDKINEGGKIDYSDLSEQTLVELIRMYSRNVITIDGLWFINVEEKFGLDTAIEIDTMVWERYGVTEARRIKKVLNITEEGIPALVKALNFQVWVPGMEYEFPEVTEKSVVFNITDCTPQKARIRDKRGEFPCKPVGVALFKKFAETIDPRLKMKCLICPPDHHPEDVWCSWKFQLEEEI is encoded by the coding sequence ATGGCTAAGATTGATTTGATGGAGGTTCCAAAGAAGACCCTGGTTGATCTTTTAAAGATGTATTCTAAAAATGCTTTGAGTATTGATGGATTATGGTTCATCAATGTTGAGGAGAAGTTCGGTTTGGATACGGCTATTGAGATAGATACAATGGTGTGGGAGAGATATGGTGTGACAGAGGCGAGGAGGATAAAGAAGGTATTGAATATCACTGAGGAGGGTATCTCTGCCCTTGTTAAGGCCCTTAATTTTCAGATATGGATTCCCGGAATGGAATACGAGTTCCCCGAGGTTACAGAAAAGAGGGCAGTATTTAATGTGACAGATTGTACTGTCCAGAGGGCAAGGATAAGGGATAATAGACCGGAGTTTAAGTGCAAACCCGTTGGATTGGCACTATTTGCCCCTTTTGCAGAGACAATTGATCCTGGAATAAAGATGCGGTGTTTAGTCTGTCCCCCTGATGAGCATCCAGAAGACGTATGGTGCAGCTGGGAGTTCCAACTGGAAGGTAAATCCGGAGATAAGATCAATGAGGGTGGCAAAATTGATTATTCTGATCTTTCAGAACAGACACTGGTGGAACTGATAAGGATGTATTCCAGGAATGTAATCACTATAGACGGTCTGTGGTTCATCAATGTTGAGGAGAAGTTCGGTTTGGATACGGCTATTGAGATAGATACAATGGTGTGGGAGAGATATGGTGTGACAGAGGCGAGGAGGATAAAGAAGGTATTGAATATTACTGAGGAGGGTATACCTGCCCTTGTGAAGGCCCTTAATTTTCAAGTATGGGTTCCCGGAATGGAATACGAGTTCCCTGAGGTTACAGAGAAGAGTGTAGTATTCAATATTACGGATTGTACCCCGCAAAAGGCAAGGATAAGAGACAAGAGAGGAGAGTTTCCTTGTAAACCAGTGGGGGTAGCCCTGTTCAAAAAGTTTGCAGAAACAATAGACCCGAGACTGAAGATGAAGTGTTTGATATGTCCACCCGACCATCATCCGGAAGATGTATGGTGCAGCTGGAAGTTCCAGCTGGAAGAAGAGATATAG